One Brevibacterium spongiae DNA segment encodes these proteins:
- a CDS encoding response regulator has protein sequence MTEPIRVVLVDDQELVRAGLRPLAERDGDIIVIAEAADGRAGLSFVRELRPDIVLMDIRMPVMDGIEATGAIVSDAELDGVRVLMLTTFDEDENVFAAIRTGAAGYLLKDVSADDLRGAIRTVAAGDALLSPSVTAAVMRAVAEGGPSAADDRGLEGLTEREVEVLSGIGRGLTNDEIAAELFLSPATARTYVSRLLTRLDARDRAALIVLAYETGLVRPGGRSPR, from the coding sequence ATGACCGAGCCGATCCGCGTCGTCCTCGTCGATGATCAGGAACTCGTCCGGGCGGGCCTGCGGCCCCTGGCCGAACGTGATGGGGACATCATCGTCATCGCCGAGGCGGCCGATGGCCGGGCGGGCCTGTCCTTTGTGCGCGAGCTGCGTCCCGATATCGTGCTCATGGATATCCGCATGCCGGTCATGGACGGGATCGAAGCGACTGGGGCGATCGTCTCCGATGCCGAGCTCGACGGAGTGAGGGTGCTCATGCTCACCACGTTCGACGAGGATGAGAACGTGTTCGCTGCGATCCGGACCGGTGCCGCCGGCTACCTGCTCAAGGACGTCTCCGCCGACGATCTGCGTGGCGCGATCCGCACCGTCGCGGCCGGTGATGCGCTGCTGTCGCCGTCGGTCACCGCCGCGGTCATGCGGGCCGTCGCGGAGGGCGGCCCTTCTGCCGCCGACGATCGCGGTCTCGAGGGGCTGACCGAACGTGAGGTCGAGGTGCTCAGCGGCATCGGACGCGGCCTGACCAATGATGAGATCGCCGCGGAGCTGTTCCTCAGCCCGGCCACGGCTCGCACCTACGTCAGTCGGCTGCTCACCCGCCTCGATGCTCGGGACCGTGCCGCCCTCATCGTCCTCGCCTATGAGACCGGGCTGGTGCGCCCCGGCGGTCGGTCACCGCGCTGA
- a CDS encoding VOC family protein, giving the protein MKVNRVIPDITVDDIAAAREFYAGFLGLSSEEFNLGWVARFTSPDTGASVQVLTADATGQTNPVASVLVDDVDAAYAEAKEQGIEIVHPLTHEEWGVRRFFVRAPDGSVFNIVAHPE; this is encoded by the coding sequence ATGAAGGTCAACAGGGTCATCCCGGACATCACCGTCGACGACATCGCGGCGGCGCGAGAATTCTATGCAGGCTTCCTCGGTCTGAGCAGTGAAGAGTTCAATCTCGGCTGGGTCGCGCGCTTCACCTCCCCGGACACCGGTGCGAGCGTGCAGGTGCTCACCGCCGATGCCACAGGGCAGACGAACCCCGTGGCCTCGGTGCTCGTCGACGATGTGGATGCCGCTTACGCCGAGGCCAAGGAGCAGGGCATCGAGATCGTCCACCCGCTCACTCACGAGGAGTGGGGCGTGAGGCGATTCTTCGTTCGGGCGCCCGACGGCAGCGTGTTCAACATCGTCGCGCACCCGGAGTGA
- a CDS encoding dihydrofolate reductase family protein — protein sequence MGKVAWGFTASIDGFIAGPEHDMSWLSASEPNAEGTTEDMASKVAIIISGRRGYDAAKAQADERDELTSEPYGGAWSGTEFILTHRPEELAGDTSVTALNCTITEAIEQARAIAGDRDIQIISADIARQALEVDLIDELQVYVAPVFLGDGTRIFDVPGGRRVDWELETIDEANARSFGRTYRPKRR from the coding sequence ATGGGAAAAGTGGCATGGGGTTTCACCGCCTCGATCGACGGGTTCATCGCCGGACCGGAGCACGATATGTCGTGGCTCTCGGCCTCGGAGCCCAACGCCGAAGGCACCACCGAGGACATGGCCTCGAAGGTCGCAATCATCATCTCCGGCCGGCGCGGCTACGACGCGGCCAAGGCACAGGCCGACGAACGCGACGAACTGACCTCGGAACCCTACGGAGGTGCGTGGTCGGGGACGGAATTCATCCTCACCCACCGTCCCGAGGAGCTCGCCGGAGACACCTCGGTGACGGCATTGAATTGCACCATCACTGAGGCGATCGAGCAGGCCCGGGCCATCGCCGGTGATCGTGACATCCAGATCATCAGCGCCGATATCGCCCGGCAGGCCCTCGAAGTCGACCTCATCGACGAACTCCAGGTCTACGTCGCTCCGGTCTTCCTCGGCGACGGCACCAGGATCTTCGACGTCCCCGGCGGCAGGCGCGTCGATTGGGAGCTCGAGACGATCGATGAGGCGAACGCGCGCAGCTTCGGGCGCACGTACCGTCCGAAACGTCGGTGA
- a CDS encoding sulfurtransferase TusA family protein: MKQVLETDGQVCPFPLVEAKDAMTGLEAGDELVINFDCTQATEAIPQWAAENGYPVTHFDRVTDASWTITVQKA, translated from the coding sequence ATGAAGCAAGTACTCGAAACCGACGGCCAGGTCTGCCCCTTCCCGCTCGTCGAAGCCAAGGACGCGATGACCGGTCTGGAGGCCGGCGATGAACTCGTCATCAACTTCGACTGCACCCAAGCCACCGAGGCGATCCCGCAGTGGGCCGCCGAGAACGGCTACCCCGTGACCCACTTCGACCGGGTCACCGACGCCAGCTGGACCATCACCGTCCAGAAGGCCTGA
- a CDS encoding sensor histidine kinase yields MGAAESEVRGSVRERVEPRLTDASLAVAVTLVISLVIAADDAGSSPVPGFAWALGFGAVLLLRRRLPLIVLAVTVLGIFVYYALGLPPIGMVLPAVGVLYSTADVRRTSWAVIGAAVLVAVSTFYRFDDVDPRAHLTGYGFVTELALAAAAIALGSVVRLVRETRAQSERIAALTAAEESRAAEAHMQSERVRIARDLHDTIGHTLSVASLHTSVAAEAEDPDDRTAALERVRDATSEALRELRRTVKVLREESREDGFGGPASALGLASVATVVDAARAAGVDLDVAVDVDPASLPRAVDAAAFRIVQESLTNVLRHSGATSAEVTAQLSRGELVVSIIDDGPGGSPEISEETRPGAGIRGMQERADLLGGRLRAGRTEGGFAVTAHLPVHGGDES; encoded by the coding sequence ATGGGTGCAGCTGAGTCGGAGGTGCGGGGAAGCGTGCGCGAGCGCGTCGAACCCCGCCTGACCGATGCTTCCCTGGCCGTCGCGGTGACACTGGTGATCTCCCTCGTCATTGCCGCTGATGACGCCGGTTCCTCCCCAGTCCCCGGTTTCGCGTGGGCACTCGGCTTCGGTGCGGTGCTGCTTCTGCGCCGTCGGCTGCCGCTGATTGTGCTGGCGGTGACGGTGCTCGGGATCTTCGTCTACTACGCCCTCGGCCTCCCACCGATCGGCATGGTTCTGCCCGCTGTCGGCGTCCTCTATTCCACCGCCGATGTGCGCCGCACCTCCTGGGCGGTCATCGGGGCCGCCGTCCTCGTGGCTGTGTCAACGTTCTACCGGTTCGACGATGTCGACCCGCGGGCGCATCTGACCGGCTACGGTTTCGTCACCGAACTCGCCCTGGCCGCAGCGGCCATCGCGCTGGGGTCCGTGGTCCGGCTCGTCCGGGAGACCCGCGCCCAGTCAGAACGGATTGCCGCACTCACCGCCGCCGAAGAGTCCCGGGCCGCCGAGGCGCACATGCAGTCCGAACGCGTGCGCATCGCCCGAGACCTCCACGACACGATCGGCCACACCTTGTCCGTGGCTTCCCTGCACACCTCGGTGGCGGCTGAAGCCGAGGACCCCGACGACCGGACTGCCGCACTCGAACGGGTCCGCGATGCCACCTCCGAGGCGCTGCGGGAGCTGCGTCGTACGGTCAAGGTTCTGCGGGAGGAGTCCAGGGAGGACGGATTCGGAGGTCCCGCCTCGGCGCTGGGATTGGCCTCGGTGGCAACCGTCGTCGACGCTGCCCGAGCAGCAGGAGTCGATCTTGACGTCGCTGTCGACGTCGATCCTGCGTCGTTGCCTCGAGCAGTCGATGCGGCGGCGTTCCGGATCGTTCAGGAATCGCTGACGAATGTGCTGCGGCACTCCGGCGCGACGTCCGCCGAGGTCACGGCGCAGTTAAGCCGCGGGGAGCTCGTCGTTTCGATCATCGATGACGGACCGGGTGGGTCGCCTGAGATCTCAGAGGAGACGCGTCCGGGTGCGGGCATCCGCGGGATGCAGGAACGGGCGGACCTCCTCGGCGGCCGCCTCCGCGCAGGCAGGACCGAGGGCGGCTTCGCGGTGACCGCGCATCTGCCGGTCCACGGTGGGGACGAATCATGA
- a CDS encoding SDR family NAD(P)-dependent oxidoreductase, with the protein MADFTDKVALVTGGGSGLGEAISKDLASKGAKVVITDINLDAAQRVADEITDSDGTASAIQQDTSSKEDSEKVVQHAVDTYGGLNFAVNNAGIGGKQLPAGETDLESWDKVIDVNLNGVLYGMRFQIPAMLKTGAKDSAIVNMASVHGTVAAINNGAYTAAKHGVVGITKNAAAEYGADGLRINAVGPGYITTPLLESSLDAEVIEGLKAKHPLGRLGTAEEVAKVVSFLLSDDASFVTGAYYLIDGGYTAV; encoded by the coding sequence ATGGCAGATTTCACGGATAAGGTCGCACTCGTCACCGGCGGCGGATCAGGACTCGGAGAGGCGATCTCCAAGGACCTCGCCTCGAAGGGCGCCAAGGTTGTCATCACCGACATCAACCTCGACGCCGCTCAGCGCGTCGCCGACGAGATCACAGATTCCGACGGAACCGCCTCGGCGATCCAACAGGACACGAGCTCGAAGGAAGACTCCGAAAAGGTCGTCCAGCACGCAGTCGACACCTACGGCGGCCTCAACTTCGCGGTGAACAACGCCGGCATCGGCGGCAAACAGCTCCCGGCAGGAGAGACCGACCTCGAATCCTGGGACAAGGTCATCGACGTCAACCTCAACGGGGTCCTCTACGGAATGCGATTCCAGATCCCGGCCATGCTCAAGACAGGCGCGAAGGACTCCGCGATCGTCAACATGGCCTCCGTCCATGGAACCGTCGCCGCGATCAACAACGGCGCCTACACCGCCGCCAAGCACGGTGTCGTCGGCATCACGAAGAACGCCGCCGCCGAATACGGCGCCGACGGCCTGCGCATCAATGCCGTCGGCCCCGGCTACATCACGACCCCGCTGCTCGAATCGAGCCTCGACGCCGAAGTCATCGAGGGCCTCAAGGCCAAGCATCCGCTCGGCCGTTTGGGCACCGCCGAGGAGGTCGCGAAGGTCGTGAGCTTCCTGCTCTCCGATGACGCCTCGTTCGTCACCGGCGCCTACTACCTCATCGACGGCGGCTACACCGCGGTGTGA
- a CDS encoding type IV toxin-antitoxin system AbiEi family antitoxin, whose protein sequence is MSIIEHRVRDTPAFVAHAVNELAEAGLRASWSAHAGDLGRAVPGTLTIDDGHDQHPFPAIAAATVNASDITLLPHDERTILITERVSDARAGQLRERGWGGFVDSAGNASLRSSGIVIEIRGRRAAGPTSTPSAAAPFTRAGLPVTFALLASAEHFGTTPAQRALAETSGTSLGTVNRVLRALRDRTPPMVEGKRNNLLRRDALEREWISAYSAQQPTAWPEERFTSDLWATPNDVLDAVLPEGALFGSEVAAARLGAPIRPATALIHVDTDDRARRELIRRGRLRKDEHGTIRLRPALWRTPPVPTVDHTVPRLLIRADLLLEDDPRTDEISAEFAHGER, encoded by the coding sequence ATGTCGATCATTGAACACAGGGTTCGTGACACCCCGGCGTTCGTCGCGCACGCCGTCAACGAACTCGCCGAGGCGGGTCTGCGTGCCAGTTGGTCGGCGCACGCAGGTGATCTCGGACGAGCTGTCCCCGGTACGCTCACCATCGACGACGGACACGACCAGCACCCGTTCCCGGCGATCGCCGCTGCCACGGTGAATGCATCGGACATCACCCTCCTCCCCCATGACGAGCGAACGATCCTCATCACCGAGCGCGTGTCCGACGCACGAGCCGGTCAGCTGCGCGAACGCGGCTGGGGCGGCTTTGTGGACTCGGCGGGGAATGCCTCGCTGCGCAGCAGCGGGATCGTCATTGAGATCCGCGGTCGCCGCGCCGCCGGCCCGACTTCGACCCCCAGCGCTGCGGCCCCATTCACACGCGCAGGACTTCCCGTGACCTTCGCACTCTTGGCGTCGGCCGAGCACTTCGGCACCACTCCCGCCCAGCGAGCACTCGCTGAGACTTCGGGAACATCGCTGGGCACAGTCAACCGCGTCCTTCGAGCACTGCGCGATCGCACACCGCCCATGGTGGAAGGCAAGCGCAACAACCTGCTGCGGCGAGATGCACTCGAACGTGAATGGATCTCCGCATACTCGGCCCAGCAGCCGACGGCCTGGCCGGAGGAGCGCTTCACCAGTGACCTGTGGGCCACCCCCAACGACGTGCTCGACGCTGTCCTGCCTGAGGGCGCGCTCTTCGGCTCTGAAGTTGCCGCCGCCCGACTCGGGGCGCCGATTCGCCCGGCGACCGCGCTCATCCACGTCGACACCGACGACCGCGCGCGCAGAGAACTCATCCGCCGGGGGCGGCTGCGCAAGGATGAGCACGGGACGATCCGGCTCCGCCCGGCACTGTGGCGAACCCCGCCGGTTCCCACGGTGGACCATACCGTTCCCAGGCTCCTCATCCGTGCCGATCTGCTGCTCGAAGACGATCCGCGCACCGACGAGATCAGCGCCGAATTCGCACACGGTGAGCGATGA
- a CDS encoding class II glutamine amidotransferase, which yields MCRLLGFISPTPTTAADLIGADECRQWQSMGSVHDDGWGTAWIDTDAEAVARFRTPTEGADDPRLTRALDAEAVEGRICHLRMATTGLADLEENTHPFLADGVAMAHNGSVHPIERLREYVTVAEVDEVGGTTDSAIVFALVLRDLRLGKSLLDAVTSTVRMLRADFDHPGINLLFLTTEEMIVVHATAGTQVPYLQGPLPPDHHDHYYRMSWQRTPDNAMIVSSSGLEHKGWSLIEQNTIMRLTVADGAETIVRL from the coding sequence ATGTGCAGGCTGCTCGGTTTCATCTCCCCCACCCCGACCACGGCCGCTGACCTCATCGGTGCTGATGAGTGCCGTCAGTGGCAGTCGATGGGATCGGTCCACGATGACGGGTGGGGCACGGCATGGATCGACACCGACGCCGAGGCGGTCGCGCGGTTCCGCACGCCCACCGAAGGTGCCGACGATCCCCGGCTGACCCGCGCGTTGGATGCGGAAGCGGTGGAGGGGCGGATCTGCCATCTGCGGATGGCGACGACGGGCTTGGCCGACCTCGAGGAGAACACGCACCCGTTCCTCGCCGACGGTGTGGCGATGGCGCACAACGGCTCGGTGCATCCGATCGAGCGGCTGCGCGAATATGTGACCGTCGCCGAGGTCGACGAGGTGGGTGGGACAACGGATTCGGCGATCGTCTTCGCCCTCGTCTTAAGGGACCTGCGCCTCGGCAAGTCACTGCTCGATGCGGTGACTTCGACGGTGCGGATGCTGCGCGCGGACTTCGATCACCCTGGCATCAATCTGCTCTTCCTGACCACCGAGGAGATGATCGTCGTCCATGCCACGGCCGGGACCCAGGTGCCCTATCTGCAGGGACCTCTGCCGCCCGATCATCACGACCACTACTACCGGATGAGTTGGCAGCGGACGCCCGACAACGCAATGATCGTGTCCTCCTCGGGACTCGAACACAAGGGATGGAGTCTCATCGAGCAGAACACGATCATGCGGCTGACCGTCGCCGATGGTGCGGAGACGATCGTGAGGCTGTAG
- a CDS encoding O-acetyl-ADP-ribose deacetylase produces the protein MKITVLEGDITEVAVDAIVNAANSSLLGGGGVDGAIHRAAGPALLEACREVRQTTHVRGLPPGQAVATSAGDLPARWVIHTVGPNRNAGEADPEILESCFESSLNLAEEVGATSIAFPAIGGGVYGWSARDVAEAAHSVIVDGRSRDRWESIAEVQFVLFSDQMTSVFCQVFDHDQW, from the coding sequence ATGAAGATCACGGTACTCGAAGGCGATATCACCGAGGTGGCCGTCGACGCGATCGTCAATGCCGCGAATTCGTCTCTGCTCGGAGGCGGCGGGGTCGACGGAGCCATCCATCGCGCGGCTGGTCCCGCGCTGCTCGAGGCCTGCCGGGAGGTCCGGCAGACCACCCATGTGCGCGGTCTCCCGCCCGGTCAGGCGGTGGCCACCTCGGCAGGGGATCTGCCCGCCCGCTGGGTCATCCACACGGTCGGACCGAACCGGAACGCGGGTGAGGCCGATCCCGAGATCCTCGAATCCTGCTTCGAATCGAGCCTCAACCTCGCCGAGGAGGTCGGTGCCACCTCGATCGCGTTCCCTGCGATCGGCGGCGGGGTCTACGGATGGTCAGCCAGGGATGTCGCCGAGGCGGCCCACAGCGTCATCGTCGACGGACGGTCCCGCGACCGCTGGGAATCGATCGCCGAAGTCCAGTTCGTCCTCTTCAGCGATCAGATGACGAGCGTGTTCTGCCAGGTCTTCGACCACGACCAGTGGTGA
- a CDS encoding nucleotidyl transferase AbiEii/AbiGii toxin family protein gives MIDLAGHEDVPVPEDVLRELAAACRTVGVEFLVIGAAARDLVIHSQQRTAPVRATKDIDIAVAVRDDDHFRALTQVLARKGSAPHKFTVLGVEIDVIPFGGNEVGRAVTFSDGSVFDATGIAEAHATSVTVRLPKGTVVQVASPAALTALKILAWSERHEDNPKDAIDLATILNALSESPFDDDVWNDDEALEATDADIVAAASYHCAKIAARPFAPPDGQKVLDILGEPVQRRLLIRQMRSAMAADLVDAYARGFAAGLI, from the coding sequence ATGATCGACCTCGCTGGGCACGAAGATGTGCCGGTTCCCGAGGACGTCCTCCGGGAACTCGCAGCGGCCTGCCGGACTGTGGGCGTCGAGTTCCTCGTCATCGGTGCCGCAGCCCGCGACCTCGTCATCCATTCTCAACAGCGCACCGCCCCTGTCCGCGCTACGAAGGACATCGACATCGCAGTCGCAGTCCGCGACGACGACCATTTTCGCGCGCTCACCCAGGTGCTTGCCCGCAAGGGCAGCGCACCGCACAAATTCACAGTGCTCGGCGTCGAGATCGATGTCATTCCCTTCGGCGGCAACGAGGTCGGCCGAGCGGTGACTTTCTCGGATGGCTCCGTCTTCGACGCCACCGGGATTGCAGAGGCCCATGCGACATCGGTGACGGTACGGCTGCCGAAGGGAACCGTGGTGCAGGTCGCGTCTCCGGCCGCGCTGACCGCGCTGAAGATCCTCGCCTGGAGTGAGCGCCACGAGGACAACCCCAAGGATGCCATCGACCTCGCGACCATTCTCAATGCGCTGTCCGAAAGTCCTTTCGATGACGATGTGTGGAACGATGACGAAGCTCTCGAGGCCACCGACGCCGACATCGTCGCGGCCGCAAGCTATCACTGTGCGAAGATCGCGGCCCGACCGTTCGCCCCGCCTGACGGTCAGAAAGTGCTCGACATCCTCGGCGAACCTGTCCAGCGGCGGCTGCTCATCCGGCAGATGCGCTCGGCGATGGCCGCTGACCTCGTCGACGCCTACGCCCGCGGATTCGCGGCGGGGCTCATCTGA